The following are encoded together in the Mumia sp. Pv4-285 genome:
- a CDS encoding FMN reductase, whose protein sequence is MTTRRIAVVSAGLSQPSSTRLLADRLAQAVRDDLMTRGVDAEVTVHELREHAHEITDAMLTGFAPAGLQSVVDDVVAADGLVVVTPIFTASYSGLFKSFFDVLEKDALAGKPVLVAATAGTARHSLALEHALRPMFAYLRAVIVPTAVFAASEDWGGVDGVSGALQARVRRAGAELADLVASRQSSAPADPFALTTSFEDMLAGR, encoded by the coding sequence ATGACCACCCGAAGGATCGCCGTCGTCAGTGCGGGTCTGAGCCAGCCGTCGTCCACCCGGCTGCTGGCCGACCGCCTGGCCCAGGCCGTCCGCGACGACCTGATGACCAGGGGTGTCGACGCCGAGGTGACGGTGCACGAGCTGCGTGAGCACGCGCACGAGATCACCGATGCGATGCTGACCGGGTTCGCCCCGGCCGGGCTCCAGTCGGTGGTCGACGACGTCGTCGCCGCCGATGGGCTGGTCGTCGTCACGCCGATCTTCACCGCGTCGTACTCGGGCCTGTTCAAGTCCTTCTTCGACGTGCTCGAGAAGGACGCTCTCGCCGGTAAGCCCGTGCTGGTCGCAGCGACGGCGGGCACCGCCCGTCACTCGCTCGCACTCGAGCACGCGCTGCGTCCGATGTTCGCCTACCTGCGTGCCGTAATCGTCCCGACGGCCGTGTTCGCGGCGTCGGAGGACTGGGGCGGTGTGGACGGCGTCAGCGGAGCGCTCCAGGCGCGAGTCAGGCGCGCGGGTGCCGAGCTCGCAGACCTGGTGGCGTCGCGGCAGTCGTCGGCCCCCGCCGACCCGTTCGCGCTGACCACGTCCTTCGAGGACATGCTCGCCGGACGGTGA
- a CDS encoding LLM class flavin-dependent oxidoreductase: protein MQFGIFTVGDVTTDPTTGRTPTEHERIKATVEIAKKAEEVGLDVFATGQHHNPPFIPSAPTTTLAYIAAQTERIILSTSTTLITTTDPVRIAEDYATLQHLSDGRNDLMMGRGNTGPVYPWFGRDIRDGIELAIENYHLLRRLWTEDVVDWEGKFRTPLQGFTSTPRPLDGVAPFVWHGSIRSPEIAEQAAYYGDGFFSNHIFWPASHTERMIAFYRQRFEHYGHGSADQAIVGLGGQVFMRKNSQDAVNEFRPYFDNAPVYGHGPSLEDFTRETPLTVGSPQQVIERTLGFRDYVGDYQRQLWLMDHAGLPLKTVLEQLDILGEEVVPVLRKEFAALKPDHVPDAPTHASLVAAAGGGHDATVHAQGDDVTGRSPEQTIAEEVSA from the coding sequence ATGCAGTTCGGGATCTTCACCGTCGGTGACGTCACGACCGACCCCACCACGGGTCGTACGCCGACGGAGCACGAGCGGATCAAGGCGACCGTCGAGATCGCCAAGAAGGCCGAAGAGGTGGGTCTGGACGTCTTCGCGACCGGCCAGCACCACAACCCGCCCTTCATCCCGTCCGCCCCCACCACCACGCTCGCCTACATCGCCGCCCAGACCGAGCGGATCATCCTCTCGACGTCGACGACGCTGATCACGACGACCGACCCGGTCCGGATCGCGGAGGACTACGCCACGCTGCAGCACCTGTCGGACGGTCGCAACGACCTCATGATGGGGCGCGGCAACACCGGCCCGGTCTACCCGTGGTTCGGTCGTGACATCCGGGACGGCATCGAGCTCGCGATCGAGAACTACCACCTCCTGCGGCGCCTGTGGACCGAGGACGTCGTCGACTGGGAGGGCAAGTTCCGTACGCCCCTCCAGGGCTTCACCTCCACCCCGCGGCCCCTGGACGGCGTCGCGCCGTTCGTCTGGCACGGATCGATCCGCAGCCCCGAGATCGCCGAGCAGGCCGCCTACTACGGTGACGGGTTCTTCTCGAACCACATCTTCTGGCCGGCCAGCCACACCGAGCGGATGATCGCCTTCTACCGCCAGCGCTTCGAGCACTACGGCCACGGCAGCGCCGACCAGGCCATCGTCGGCCTCGGCGGCCAGGTCTTCATGCGCAAGAACAGCCAGGACGCGGTCAACGAGTTCCGGCCGTACTTCGACAACGCACCGGTGTACGGGCACGGGCCCAGCCTCGAGGACTTCACCCGCGAGACCCCGCTCACCGTCGGCAGCCCTCAGCAGGTCATCGAGCGGACGCTCGGGTTCCGCGACTACGTCGGCGACTACCAGCGTCAGCTCTGGCTGATGGACCACGCCGGCCTGCCGCTGAAGACGGTGCTCGAGCAGCTCGACATCCTCGGCGAGGAGGTCGTGCCGGTCCTCCGCAAGGAGTTCGCCGCGCTCAAGCCGGACCACGTGCCCGACGCCCCGACCCACGCGTCCCTGGTCGCCGCCGCCGGCGGCGGGCACGACGCCACCGTCCACGCCCAGGGTGACGACGTCACCGGACGCTCGCCCGAGCAGACCATCGCCGAAGAGGTGTCCGCATGA
- a CDS encoding anti-sigma factor, producing the protein MTSDPHNLSGAYALDALDPTERDAYEAHLAECSDCAEEVHGFRATAARLGAAEEVLVPEHLRRAVLDAVARTPQERPVVVDLAGHPRARRMTRALLVAAALALIVGSAVFGVTQRDRADESVAQQEAIAAVLAAPDAAMVSSPVEGGGTVRVVQSADLAKAVMVVSDLPRLDEDEDYQMWTQSDGTMHSAGVLPRDEQESRAAHVMDDVSGVTAVAISIEPAGGSEEPTSDPIVLIETA; encoded by the coding sequence ATGACCAGCGATCCGCACAACCTCTCGGGCGCGTACGCGCTCGACGCCCTCGACCCGACGGAGCGTGACGCGTACGAGGCTCACCTCGCCGAGTGCTCCGACTGCGCCGAGGAGGTCCATGGCTTCCGTGCGACGGCGGCCCGTCTCGGCGCCGCCGAGGAGGTGCTGGTGCCCGAGCACCTGCGTCGCGCGGTTCTCGACGCCGTCGCCCGCACCCCGCAGGAGCGTCCGGTCGTCGTCGACCTCGCCGGGCACCCGCGTGCTCGTCGGATGACGCGAGCGCTGCTGGTGGCTGCGGCCCTCGCGCTCATCGTGGGGTCTGCGGTGTTCGGCGTGACGCAGCGCGACCGGGCGGATGAGTCCGTAGCGCAGCAGGAGGCGATCGCCGCCGTCCTGGCCGCTCCCGACGCGGCGATGGTGTCGTCGCCGGTCGAGGGCGGCGGGACGGTCCGCGTCGTGCAGTCTGCCGATCTCGCCAAGGCCGTGATGGTCGTCTCGGACCTTCCCCGGCTGGACGAGGACGAGGACTACCAGATGTGGACCCAGAGCGACGGGACCATGCACAGTGCAGGCGTGCTGCCACGCGACGAGCAGGAGTCCCGCGCGGCGCACGTCATGGACGACGTCTCCGGAGTCACGGCGGTAGCGATCAGCATCGAGCCGGCCGGAGGGTCGGAGGAGCCGACGTCGGACCCGATCGTGCTGATCGAGACCGCCTGA
- a CDS encoding ABC transporter ATP-binding protein, translating to MTEPIISVQNVSVRFHRSRRHRSVRDLIFKGQSGVRAGEFFGLRHISFDVQPGEAIGVVGRNGQGKSTLLKTIAGVLIPDEGRVVVNGGVAPLIEITGGFVGDLTVRDNIYLAAGLHGMSKKEIAASFDEIVEFAEIEDFVDTPYKHLSSGMKVRVAFSVVSRLDEPILLVDEVLAVGDRAFREKCFERIDEMLSNGRTLFMVSHSEANLTRFCSRGLYLREGQLILDGPIQDVVDQYFSDSGDEAALRRRHERRMRRMRKLGLLSDDDEEDDEEDGLRTVV from the coding sequence ATGACCGAACCCATCATCTCCGTGCAGAACGTGTCGGTCCGGTTCCACCGCTCGCGCCGGCATCGCAGTGTCCGCGACCTGATCTTCAAGGGCCAGTCCGGCGTTCGCGCCGGCGAGTTCTTCGGCCTCCGCCACATCTCGTTCGACGTGCAGCCGGGAGAGGCGATCGGCGTCGTCGGCCGCAACGGCCAGGGCAAGTCGACCCTGCTCAAGACCATCGCCGGCGTTCTGATCCCGGACGAAGGCCGAGTGGTCGTCAACGGTGGCGTCGCGCCGCTCATCGAGATCACCGGCGGCTTCGTCGGTGACCTGACGGTCCGCGACAACATCTACCTGGCCGCCGGGCTGCACGGCATGAGCAAGAAGGAGATCGCCGCGTCCTTCGACGAGATCGTCGAGTTCGCCGAGATCGAGGACTTCGTCGACACGCCCTACAAGCACCTGTCGTCCGGCATGAAGGTGCGCGTGGCGTTCAGCGTGGTCTCGCGTCTGGACGAGCCGATCCTGCTGGTCGACGAGGTCCTCGCCGTCGGTGACCGCGCGTTCCGGGAGAAGTGCTTCGAGCGGATCGACGAGATGCTGTCCAACGGCCGCACGCTGTTCATGGTGTCGCACAGCGAGGCCAACCTGACGCGCTTCTGCAGCCGTGGCCTCTACCTGCGTGAGGGGCAGCTGATCCTCGACGGTCCGATCCAGGACGTCGTCGACCAGTACTTCAGCGACTCCGGCGACGAGGCCGCCCTCCGTCGCCGCCACGAGCGCCGGATGCGCCGCATGCGCAAGCTGGGCCTGCTGTCCGACGACGACGAGGAAGACGACGAGGAAGACGGCCTCCGTACGGTCGTCTGA
- the sigK gene encoding ECF RNA polymerase sigma factor SigK, translated as MPGPERGRRMEAHDGGPPIEDALEPLMARVARGDEQAFGAVYDALAGTVFGLVRRVVRDPVRAEEVTQEVFLQVWQKAPRFDAARGRPKTWVLTLAHRRAVDAVRHDQAAADRDQRYDWSGGPAYDQVADEVTVRLEHQAVRRCLETLTELQREAVGLAYYQGHTYAETASILGANPATVKTRLRDGLIRLRDCLGVTA; from the coding sequence ATGCCAGGTCCGGAGCGCGGTCGACGCATGGAGGCCCACGACGGCGGCCCGCCGATCGAGGACGCGCTCGAGCCGCTGATGGCTCGCGTCGCACGTGGTGACGAGCAGGCGTTCGGCGCGGTCTACGACGCGCTCGCCGGGACCGTCTTCGGCCTCGTACGCCGGGTCGTCCGCGACCCCGTCCGGGCCGAGGAGGTGACCCAGGAGGTGTTCCTCCAGGTCTGGCAGAAAGCCCCCCGCTTCGATGCGGCACGCGGCCGTCCCAAGACCTGGGTGCTCACGCTGGCGCACCGCCGCGCGGTCGACGCCGTACGCCACGACCAGGCGGCGGCGGACCGCGACCAGCGCTACGACTGGTCGGGAGGACCGGCGTACGACCAGGTCGCCGACGAGGTCACCGTGCGCCTCGAGCACCAGGCCGTACGACGCTGCCTCGAGACCTTGACCGAGCTCCAGCGGGAGGCGGTCGGCCTGGCCTACTACCAGGGACACACCTACGCCGAGACGGCGTCGATCCTCGGCGCGAACCCGGCAACGGTCAAGACACGACTTCGGGACGGTCTCATCCGTCTCCGCGACTGCCTGGGGGTGACGGCATGA
- a CDS encoding ABC transporter permease, with translation MVDSSYTRSPLARIRAIWGARKILLLLIRRDLKVRYANSVLGYVWTVLDPLLMSLVYWAIFSLLFPRDVPGDDPYIVFLLAGMLPWQWFNSSVSQASKALRSSSRLVRSTNLPREIWVLRVVASNGVEFLLALPVLAGFLLATQTPLHWNMLITFPLAMLIMAVLLAGVGLGLSVLTVLVPDLQRLVAIFLRLFFYASPVLYSVTRLPEDLRWVYVANPVADILQLFRAGIYPHYLEWWHVGYAAAMSLLVLAVGWWLFARLERTVLKEL, from the coding sequence ATGGTCGACTCGAGCTACACGCGTTCGCCCTTGGCGCGAATTCGTGCCATCTGGGGCGCACGCAAGATCCTCCTTCTCCTCATCCGCCGGGATCTGAAGGTCCGTTACGCCAACTCCGTCCTCGGATACGTCTGGACGGTGCTCGACCCGCTGCTGATGAGCCTCGTCTACTGGGCGATTTTCAGTCTGCTGTTTCCCAGGGACGTCCCCGGAGACGACCCCTACATCGTCTTCCTGCTGGCTGGCATGCTCCCGTGGCAGTGGTTCAACAGCTCCGTGTCGCAGGCCTCCAAGGCGCTGAGGAGCTCGTCGCGCCTGGTGAGGTCGACCAACCTGCCGCGCGAGATCTGGGTCCTGCGGGTCGTGGCGTCCAACGGCGTGGAGTTCCTGCTCGCCCTTCCCGTGCTCGCGGGCTTCCTCCTTGCGACTCAGACCCCGCTGCACTGGAACATGCTGATCACCTTCCCCCTCGCCATGCTGATCATGGCTGTTCTGCTGGCAGGCGTCGGGCTGGGGCTGAGCGTCCTCACCGTCCTCGTGCCCGACCTCCAGCGACTCGTCGCCATCTTCCTGAGGCTCTTCTTCTACGCCTCCCCCGTCCTCTACTCCGTCACTCGGCTGCCCGAGGACCTCCGGTGGGTCTACGTCGCGAACCCGGTCGCGGACATCCTCCAGCTGTTCCGGGCAGGGATCTATCCGCACTACCTCGAGTGGTGGCACGTCGGCTATGCGGCCGCGATGTCGCTCCTGGTCCTCGCCGTCGGCTGGTGGCTGTTCGCTCGGCTCGAGCGCACTGTCCTCAAGGAGCTCTGA
- a CDS encoding mycothiol transferase: MSVEPTLEALRSLLLDHVDRIDELVDTLTDDLPTPIGTYRPDPQSNTVCWLLWHQARVLDDHGSDLTGAPQAWTAGGWFDRLGLPFPVSATGYGQSADEAGEVVVSGSHLAGYHHDVTDRLRDYVRGLDVDELARVVDTRWDPPVTASVRIVSMLDDSIQHLGQASYVRGLAERAGLG; encoded by the coding sequence ATGAGTGTCGAACCCACCCTCGAGGCCCTCCGTTCCCTGCTGCTCGACCACGTCGACCGGATCGACGAGCTGGTCGACACCCTCACGGACGACCTGCCGACTCCGATCGGCACCTATCGGCCGGACCCGCAGTCCAACACCGTGTGCTGGTTGCTGTGGCACCAGGCTCGGGTGCTCGACGACCACGGCTCGGACCTGACCGGCGCACCGCAGGCCTGGACGGCAGGCGGGTGGTTCGACCGGCTCGGTCTTCCCTTCCCGGTCTCGGCCACCGGCTACGGCCAGTCCGCCGACGAGGCCGGCGAGGTGGTCGTCAGCGGCTCGCACCTCGCCGGCTATCACCACGACGTGACCGACCGCCTCCGCGACTACGTCCGCGGGCTCGACGTCGACGAGCTCGCCCGCGTCGTCGACACGCGCTGGGACCCGCCCGTCACGGCGTCCGTCCGGATCGTCAGCATGCTCGACGACAGCATCCAGCATCTCGGGCAGGCCTCGTACGTCCGAGGCCTCGCCGAGCGCGCTGGGCTCGGATAG
- a CDS encoding glycosyltransferase family 2 protein, which yields MTSARVRPRVGVVVLTQGKRPEDLTAAIESVLAQDDVDVDVVCVGNGWAPTGIPDGAAAVALPENLGIPAGRNAGVPHVSGDLLLFVDDDARLPDADFLRRAAELFAADPRLGVVQPRVESPGEDAPTRWIPRMRKGDPRRSSPAFSLWEGVLVVRRAAFEAAGGWGDEFFYAHEGIELAWRVWDAGYEVWYRGDLRCEHPAIDPARHAYYFRLNARNRVWLARRNLRWPFSWAYVATWTAVAVARGVRSADGRRSLRPWFAGWREGWRTDPGPRRPMRWRTVLAMTRRGRPPVV from the coding sequence GTGACCAGCGCCCGCGTACGCCCCCGAGTCGGAGTCGTCGTCCTCACCCAGGGCAAGCGTCCTGAGGACCTCACGGCTGCCATCGAGTCGGTCCTCGCGCAGGACGACGTCGACGTCGACGTCGTGTGCGTCGGCAACGGTTGGGCACCGACCGGGATCCCCGATGGTGCCGCCGCCGTCGCCCTGCCGGAGAACCTCGGCATCCCCGCCGGACGCAACGCCGGCGTGCCCCACGTCTCGGGCGACCTGCTCCTGTTCGTCGACGACGACGCGCGCCTCCCCGACGCGGACTTCCTGCGCCGCGCCGCCGAGCTCTTCGCCGCCGACCCGCGGCTCGGCGTCGTCCAGCCGAGGGTCGAGAGCCCGGGGGAGGACGCACCCACCCGGTGGATCCCGCGGATGCGCAAGGGCGATCCGAGGCGGTCGTCGCCCGCGTTCTCGCTGTGGGAAGGCGTCCTGGTCGTGCGCCGTGCCGCCTTCGAGGCGGCCGGAGGATGGGGCGACGAGTTCTTCTACGCCCACGAGGGCATCGAGCTCGCGTGGCGGGTGTGGGACGCCGGCTACGAGGTCTGGTACCGCGGTGACCTGCGGTGCGAGCATCCCGCGATCGATCCGGCGCGGCACGCCTACTACTTCCGGCTGAACGCCCGCAACCGGGTGTGGCTCGCGCGCAGGAACCTGCGGTGGCCCTTCAGCTGGGCGTACGTCGCCACCTGGACGGCCGTCGCCGTGGCGCGCGGTGTCCGGTCAGCAGACGGGCGCCGGTCCCTCCGACCTTGGTTCGCGGGGTGGCGCGAGGGGTGGCGTACGGATCCGGGACCGCGTCGGCCGATGCGGTGGCGCACGGTGCTCGCGATGACGCGCCGCGGGCGGCCACCTGTCGTCTGA
- a CDS encoding SDR family NAD(P)-dependent oxidoreductase translates to MRNVAVVLAGGVGTRVGLSIPKQLIKIAGKPIIEHTIAVMQASPLIDEIIVLMTPGHLDPVRAIVRTGGYDKVTQILEGADTRNATTQRALAALGDEECNVLLHDAVRPLLSQTILEDVVAALDDYEAVDTVIPSADTIVQVHEDSGTIADVLPRHLLRRGQTPQAFRLSVIRAAYAEADKDPDFVATDDCTVVLRYNPSVPITVVDGHERNMKVTEPIDVYIADKLFQLASAERPAALSEAEQVAALEGKTVVVFGGSYGIGGDIAAVAERAGANVFSFSRSATETHVERRGDIRAAAETVLAKTGRVDYVVNTAGVLPIAPLSETSEETIYNATEVNYLGPIFIAQEFYPHLAETSGSLLLFTSSSYTRGRSGYSLYSSAKAAVVNLTQALADEWAGSVRVNCVNPERTGTPMRTKAFGDEPAGTLLSSDEVARQSLDVLLSSQTGHVVDIRRESGPAAITNG, encoded by the coding sequence ATGCGAAACGTGGCCGTCGTGCTCGCCGGCGGTGTCGGGACCCGGGTGGGCCTCTCGATCCCGAAGCAGCTGATCAAGATCGCCGGGAAGCCGATCATCGAGCACACCATCGCAGTCATGCAGGCATCCCCTCTCATCGACGAGATCATCGTCTTGATGACGCCGGGTCACCTCGACCCCGTCCGTGCCATCGTCCGCACCGGCGGGTACGACAAGGTCACCCAGATCCTCGAGGGTGCCGACACCCGCAACGCGACCACCCAGCGCGCTCTCGCCGCTCTCGGCGACGAGGAGTGCAACGTCCTCCTCCACGACGCCGTCCGCCCGCTCCTGTCGCAGACGATCCTCGAGGACGTCGTGGCGGCGCTCGACGACTACGAGGCCGTCGACACGGTCATCCCGTCCGCCGACACCATCGTCCAGGTGCACGAGGACTCCGGCACGATCGCCGACGTCCTCCCTCGCCACCTGCTGCGGCGGGGGCAGACGCCGCAGGCGTTCCGCCTGTCGGTGATCCGCGCCGCGTACGCGGAGGCCGACAAGGACCCCGACTTCGTCGCGACCGACGACTGCACCGTGGTCCTGCGCTACAACCCGAGCGTGCCGATCACCGTCGTCGACGGTCACGAGCGCAACATGAAGGTCACGGAGCCGATCGACGTCTACATCGCCGACAAGCTCTTCCAGCTGGCGTCGGCCGAGCGTCCGGCCGCGCTGAGCGAGGCCGAGCAGGTCGCGGCGCTGGAGGGCAAGACCGTCGTGGTGTTCGGCGGGTCGTACGGGATCGGCGGCGACATCGCCGCCGTCGCCGAGCGGGCGGGAGCCAACGTGTTCTCGTTCTCGCGCTCGGCGACCGAGACCCACGTCGAGCGGCGCGGTGACATCCGCGCCGCGGCGGAGACGGTGCTCGCGAAGACCGGCCGCGTCGACTACGTGGTCAACACCGCCGGTGTCCTCCCGATCGCGCCGCTGTCGGAGACGAGCGAGGAGACCATCTACAACGCCACCGAGGTCAACTACCTCGGCCCGATCTTCATCGCCCAGGAGTTCTACCCGCACCTGGCCGAGACCTCCGGCTCGCTCCTCCTGTTCACCTCGTCGTCCTACACGCGCGGACGCTCGGGCTACTCGCTCTACTCGTCGGCGAAGGCAGCCGTCGTCAACCTGACCCAGGCGCTCGCCGACGAGTGGGCCGGGTCGGTCCGCGTCAACTGCGTGAACCCGGAGCGCACCGGGACCCCGATGCGTACGAAGGCTTTCGGCGACGAGCCGGCAGGCACGCTGCTCTCGTCCGACGAGGTCGCTCGGCAGTCCCTCGACGTGCTCCTCTCGTCCCAGACCGGCCACGTCGTCGACATCCGACGCGAGAGCGGTCCCGCGGCGATCACGAATGGCTGA